A region from the Ichthyobacterium seriolicida genome encodes:
- a CDS encoding TonB-dependent receptor: MKLPLKHYHFCLLILAGISLLLNSNAYSQNSISGTVTDDSGELISGASVKVEGGTIGTTTDLDGIFSLKDLPNGKVKLVFSYVGYSSQGVEYDLNGDLSGVKITLEKGVELEQMVLVGDRAKPRTAFNAPVPIDNISLSGVREVATPSLDMQLSKVVPSYTSTQTFVADATAFHNPVGLRGLFQSRVLVLVNGKRKNHSAFIDAMEGPGRSEVGVDMNSIASSAIERVEILRDGAAAQYGSDAMSGVINIVLKKSTKPYIKAQYGITQMGDGQTRMLSTGFGKSTANMYANFSVAYSKQELTNRAGDVDPYLEYDIFETNFGNFYLKGYREKLAEEIAKLGGDTSENKEQAIKNVKEFYTKDGKFDETKITDDGKDMFKKNPKAGFKVGLPNQQTGNFVFNFGYTLDKPSQTKLYSFGTYMYRSGSAPQYARTRYWKDNIMRAFDNAYRDQYYFHPMMTPGISDKTITLGLSSTYNNWNIDLSSTYGGNRVDYNIVDSYNIGLETPSGKEEISPTNFYIGANEFNHVVNNFLLSRVFEDVIGMSSISVSMGMEQRFEEYLSEKGEKKSYIASGSESYRGIMLDFNKKRSNFGVFAESTLDITDDFLIGFAGRYENYSDFGNNFSWKANTRYKPIDEISFRGSFSTGFKAPTLHQKYYQAGTTLILDGQLTDVFSLNTEHMFLERIGIPRLNPEKSMNVSVGAGFKVPDVFTLTIDGYMIDIDDRIVFSNTIRSKAVKDGTDLKRYLEEYDLASAQFFLNALHTRTFGVDLVMSMNKKKLPIGNIYGRLGFNFNRTRIVKEKLPEVIENSENKMEFFSLSDRSRIETSVPNFKGNISLTYELSPLSFTVDANYVGPVSWDYPKDRDKFDYTMSQKVFFDLNIDWELIDNLNLSVGVVNVLDTYPDELKKDDRYSLAGRLKYTNNTGQANIMGRQFLAGLKYSL, encoded by the coding sequence ATGAAATTACCTTTAAAACATTATCATTTCTGCCTGCTGATTCTCGCTGGCATTTCTTTACTACTTAATTCGAATGCGTATTCTCAAAATTCTATTTCTGGTACTGTTACAGACGATTCTGGTGAATTGATATCTGGAGCTTCTGTAAAAGTAGAAGGTGGCACGATTGGCACTACTACAGATTTAGACGGTATTTTTTCTCTAAAGGATCTCCCAAATGGAAAGGTCAAACTAGTATTTAGTTATGTAGGGTATAGTAGCCAAGGTGTTGAGTATGACCTCAATGGCGATTTGAGTGGAGTTAAAATAACCTTAGAAAAAGGCGTAGAATTAGAACAGATGGTTTTGGTTGGAGATAGAGCCAAGCCTAGAACAGCTTTTAATGCCCCAGTTCCCATAGATAATATATCTCTATCTGGAGTTAGAGAAGTAGCTACGCCATCACTAGATATGCAATTATCTAAAGTAGTTCCTTCATATACTTCTACACAGACCTTTGTGGCTGATGCAACAGCTTTTCACAATCCAGTAGGACTTAGAGGATTGTTTCAATCAAGAGTGTTAGTATTAGTAAATGGAAAGAGAAAAAACCACTCTGCTTTTATAGACGCAATGGAAGGGCCTGGTAGAAGTGAAGTAGGGGTAGACATGAACTCTATAGCTTCATCTGCAATAGAAAGGGTAGAAATATTGAGAGATGGAGCTGCTGCACAATATGGTTCTGACGCTATGTCTGGGGTTATTAACATAGTGTTAAAAAAATCTACAAAGCCATATATAAAAGCGCAGTACGGGATTACGCAAATGGGAGACGGCCAAACTAGAATGCTTTCTACTGGATTTGGAAAGAGCACAGCAAATATGTATGCAAATTTTTCTGTAGCATATTCAAAGCAAGAGTTAACTAATAGAGCTGGAGATGTAGATCCTTATCTTGAATACGATATTTTCGAGACGAACTTTGGTAATTTTTATCTTAAAGGGTATAGAGAAAAACTAGCTGAAGAAATTGCCAAATTAGGGGGAGACACTTCAGAAAATAAAGAGCAAGCAATTAAGAATGTAAAAGAATTTTATACAAAAGACGGAAAATTTGACGAAACAAAAATTACAGATGATGGAAAAGACATGTTTAAAAAGAATCCTAAGGCAGGTTTTAAAGTAGGCCTTCCTAATCAACAGACAGGGAATTTTGTATTTAATTTTGGATATACTTTGGATAAACCCTCTCAAACTAAGTTATACTCTTTTGGAACGTATATGTACAGAAGCGGGTCTGCTCCTCAATATGCTAGAACCAGATACTGGAAGGATAACATAATGAGAGCATTTGATAATGCTTATAGAGATCAGTACTATTTTCATCCTATGATGACTCCAGGCATATCTGATAAAACCATTACGTTAGGACTGTCCTCTACTTATAATAATTGGAATATAGATTTGAGTAGCACTTATGGTGGAAATAGGGTAGACTACAACATTGTAGATAGTTATAATATAGGATTAGAAACTCCTTCGGGAAAAGAAGAGATAAGTCCTACTAATTTCTACATAGGCGCTAATGAATTCAATCATGTTGTAAATAATTTTCTTTTGTCTAGAGTATTTGAAGACGTAATAGGAATGAGTTCTATTTCTGTATCTATGGGGATGGAACAAAGATTTGAAGAATATTTATCTGAAAAAGGAGAAAAAAAATCTTATATAGCCTCTGGCTCCGAATCTTATAGAGGTATAATGTTGGACTTCAATAAAAAGAGGTCTAATTTTGGAGTATTCGCTGAATCTACTTTAGATATAACGGATGATTTTCTAATTGGATTTGCGGGAAGATATGAAAATTACTCTGACTTTGGGAATAATTTCAGCTGGAAGGCAAACACCAGATATAAGCCTATAGATGAGATTTCATTTAGAGGGTCGTTTAGTACTGGTTTTAAGGCTCCTACACTTCATCAGAAATACTATCAAGCAGGAACAACTCTAATCTTAGATGGTCAGCTAACCGATGTATTTAGTTTAAATACAGAACATATGTTTTTGGAGAGAATAGGAATTCCAAGATTAAATCCTGAAAAATCTATGAATGTATCAGTGGGTGCTGGCTTTAAAGTACCTGATGTGTTTACTCTAACAATCGATGGATATATGATAGATATAGACGATAGAATAGTGTTCTCAAATACAATACGTAGTAAAGCTGTGAAAGATGGAACAGATTTAAAAAGATATTTAGAAGAATATGATCTAGCCTCAGCTCAATTTTTCTTGAATGCTTTGCATACTAGGACTTTTGGTGTAGATTTGGTTATGTCTATGAATAAAAAAAAGTTACCTATAGGTAATATTTATGGTAGATTAGGATTTAATTTTAATAGAACTCGAATAGTAAAAGAAAAGCTTCCAGAAGTCATAGAAAATTCAGAAAATAAAATGGAGTTTTTTAGTTTGTCTGACAGAAGTAGAATAGAGACCTCTGTTCCTAATTTTAAAGGGAATATATCTCTCACATATGAATTATCCCCTTTGAGTTTTACTGTTGATGCTAATTATGTCGGGCCTGTATCTTGGGACTACCCAAAAGATAGAGACAAGTTTGACTATACCATGTCCCAAAAGGTATTTTTTGACCTTAATATAGATTGGGAATTGATAGATAATCTGAACTTATCTGTTGGGGTTGTAAATGTATTAGACACTTATCCAGATGAATTGAAAAAGGATGATAGGTATAGTTTAGCAGGAAGGCTTAAGTATACAAATAATACAGGACAGGCTAATATAATGGGTAGACAATTCTTGGCTGGATTAAAGTACAGTTTATAG
- a CDS encoding carboxypeptidase-like regulatory domain-containing protein: MIKSSFKKAFVSTVLGLVSIVLFSSSAYSQNSKSVSGVVTDDSGESILGVSVYIEGTEMGTTTDLDGMFYLKDLPDEKTVLIFSHEEYTAVSKELDMDKNLDSLKIILNKVIELNEMVLTGDRVKSRTSY; this comes from the coding sequence ATGATAAAATCATCTTTTAAAAAGGCTTTTGTATCTACGGTTCTAGGTTTAGTAAGCATTGTCTTATTTTCCTCGAGTGCGTATTCTCAGAACAGTAAATCTGTCTCTGGAGTTGTGACAGATGACTCTGGAGAATCGATATTAGGGGTTTCCGTATATATAGAAGGTACTGAAATGGGAACCACCACAGATTTAGATGGAATGTTCTATTTGAAAGATCTCCCAGATGAAAAAACAGTATTAATCTTTAGCCATGAAGAGTACACTGCGGTATCTAAAGAGCTTGATATGGATAAAAATTTAGATAGTCTTAAAATTATTTTGAATAAAGTGATAGAATTAAACGAGATGGTTTTAACAGGAGATAGAGTTAAATCCAGAACTTCTTATTAA
- a CDS encoding TonB-dependent receptor plug domain-containing protein, with the protein MSEVVESVTPSLDLQLSKIVPSYHAIQPFVSDATAFYNPAGLRGLFQSRVLVLVNGKRKNHSAFVDFYEGSSKSEVGVDMSSIPSSAIDRVEVLRDGAAAQYGSDAISGVINIILKKSTRPYVKADYSNTTEGDGENQTLSAGFGKSTEDFYTNFSVFLSRQGATNRAGNVDPYLEYDIFGENFGKFYLKDYEEKLENEVNRLGADKRKEAIANLKEEYTKKGKFDPDKITDRGESMFHFFPRAGSVVGMASQETGSFVFNGGYVLDKPSETKLYSFGTYTARSGSSPQYTRTVYWNSAISKAFENTYKGKFFFNPMMEPKISDKTLTLGLSSTYKEWNIDLSSTYGANRIDYNITNSYNVGLGVDNNNDALKKMSPTDFYIGAHEFNHIVNNALLSRVYDDLMDIHSISLLIGMEQRFEQYLSEKGDPESYLASGAESFKGISLDYNKHRSNFGIFAESTIDITDNLLIGAAGRYEEYSDFGNNFSWKFNTRYKPIDEIALRGAVSTGFRAPTLHQKHYQTSTTVLLDKKLFEISKLDSEHEFLRKIGVPKLTAEKSVNLSLGVGFKIFDMFVLTIDAYMIDLKDRVIMSNTIESEKVDNGTVLKNNLIEYNLKSAQFFLNALRTRTKGVDVVLSINRKTFTMGSIHGRIGFNFNKTDVTKVKLPEVIESSSQQNALFDNSDRSRIENSLPNTKANASITYDLYPISLTADANYVGSVSWKHPDGTTRFKLSPKVFFNFKANFELIGNLNLTLGVVNIFDNYPDKYDTSYSETNSGRFVYNMNQSNLMGRQHFISLKYNL; encoded by the coding sequence TTGTCTGAAGTTGTAGAATCTGTAACGCCATCTTTAGATTTGCAGTTATCTAAAATTGTGCCTTCATATCACGCTATACAGCCTTTTGTATCTGATGCGACAGCCTTTTACAACCCAGCTGGATTAAGGGGATTATTCCAATCTAGAGTACTAGTATTGGTCAATGGAAAGAGAAAGAATCATTCTGCTTTTGTAGATTTTTATGAAGGTTCTAGTAAAAGTGAAGTAGGGGTAGACATGAGTTCTATCCCTTCATCTGCTATAGACAGGGTTGAGGTTTTAAGAGATGGCGCTGCAGCTCAATACGGTTCTGATGCTATATCAGGAGTAATTAATATCATATTGAAAAAGTCTACAAGGCCATATGTAAAAGCCGATTATAGTAATACTACAGAGGGAGATGGTGAAAATCAAACTCTGTCTGCAGGCTTTGGTAAAAGCACAGAGGATTTCTATACTAATTTTTCCGTTTTTTTGTCGAGACAAGGGGCGACTAATAGGGCTGGAAATGTAGACCCTTATCTAGAGTATGATATTTTTGGAGAAAATTTCGGCAAATTTTACCTAAAAGACTACGAAGAAAAACTGGAAAATGAAGTAAATAGATTAGGAGCAGATAAGAGAAAAGAGGCTATTGCTAATCTTAAAGAAGAATATACTAAAAAGGGGAAATTCGATCCAGATAAAATAACCGACAGAGGCGAGAGTATGTTCCATTTTTTTCCTAGAGCGGGAAGTGTAGTGGGCATGGCGAGTCAAGAGACAGGAAGTTTTGTGTTCAATGGGGGATATGTTTTGGATAAACCCTCCGAAACAAAACTTTATTCCTTTGGAACTTATACTGCTAGAAGCGGTTCTTCTCCACAGTATACTAGAACTGTATATTGGAATTCTGCCATATCCAAGGCCTTTGAAAATACTTACAAGGGTAAATTCTTTTTTAATCCCATGATGGAACCTAAAATATCTGATAAAACATTGACACTAGGCTTATCCTCTACTTATAAAGAATGGAATATAGACTTGAGTAGCACTTACGGTGCAAACAGAATAGATTATAACATTACTAACAGTTATAATGTAGGACTGGGAGTTGATAATAATAATGATGCTTTAAAAAAGATGAGTCCCACTGATTTCTATATAGGAGCACATGAGTTTAATCACATTGTTAACAATGCTCTTCTCTCTAGAGTATATGACGATTTAATGGATATCCATTCTATTTCGCTGTTGATTGGAATGGAACAGAGGTTTGAACAATATTTGTCTGAAAAAGGGGATCCTGAATCGTATTTAGCCTCTGGAGCTGAATCTTTTAAAGGTATTTCATTGGACTATAACAAACACCGATCAAATTTTGGGATATTTGCAGAGTCTACGATAGATATAACAGATAATTTATTAATTGGAGCCGCAGGTAGATATGAAGAATATTCAGACTTTGGAAATAATTTTAGTTGGAAATTTAATACTAGGTATAAACCCATAGATGAGATTGCACTGAGAGGGGCGGTTAGTACTGGTTTTAGAGCACCTACACTTCATCAAAAGCATTATCAGACGAGCACAACAGTTCTTCTAGATAAAAAATTATTTGAAATTTCTAAATTGGACTCCGAGCATGAGTTTTTAAGAAAGATAGGAGTGCCTAAATTAACTGCCGAAAAATCTGTTAACTTATCATTAGGAGTCGGATTCAAAATATTTGATATGTTTGTCCTAACAATAGATGCTTACATGATAGATCTAAAGGATAGAGTGATAATGTCCAATACTATAGAAAGTGAGAAGGTAGATAATGGCACTGTATTGAAAAATAATTTAATTGAATATAATTTAAAATCAGCTCAATTTTTTCTCAATGCTTTGAGGACTAGAACAAAAGGAGTAGATGTAGTACTATCTATAAATAGAAAAACATTTACAATGGGTAGTATTCATGGAAGGATAGGGTTTAACTTCAATAAAACTGATGTAACAAAAGTAAAATTACCAGAGGTTATAGAAAGTTCTTCACAACAGAATGCACTCTTTGATAATTCTGATAGAAGTAGAATAGAAAATTCTTTGCCAAACACTAAGGCTAATGCTTCTATTACATACGATTTATACCCCATAAGCCTTACAGCTGATGCTAACTATGTGGGATCTGTATCTTGGAAACATCCCGATGGCACAACGAGATTTAAATTATCGCCAAAAGTATTTTTTAACTTCAAAGCTAATTTTGAGTTGATAGGCAATCTAAATCTAACTTTGGGTGTTGTAAACATATTTGACAACTATCCAGACAAATATGATACGAGCTATAGTGAGACTAATTCTGGACGATTTGTCTATAATATGAATCAGTCTAATTTGATGGGGAGACAGCATTTTATCAGTTTAAAATATAATTTGTAA